CCGCTTCCTGCGCGAAGCGTCGGAAGACCGCGTGCGCGTGATCGGCGTCGACCCCGAGGGCAGCGTCTACAGCGGTGGAACCGGGCGTCCGTACCTGGTGGAGGGCGTCGGCGAGGACATCTGGCCCGGCGCGTACGACCCGCAGGTGCCGCACGAGATCATCGCGGTGACGGATGCCGAGGCCTTCGCGATGACGCGGCGACTGGCGCGCGAGGAGGGCATCCTCGTCGGGGGCTCCAGCGGCATGGCCGTGGTGGGCGCGCTGCGGGCCGCCCGCGACCTGCCAGCGGATGCCGTCATGGTGGTGCTGCTGCCGGACGGCGGTCGTGGCTATCTGGGCAAGATCTTCAACGACGCCTGGATGCGCTCCTACGGCTTCAGCGACGTGGAGGCCGAGGAGACCGTCGCCGACGTCCTCGCCGCCCGCGACACGATCATCAGGCAGAAGCAGCAGACCGGGCGCGCGATCCCCGCGCTGGTGCACACCCACCCCGACGAGACCGTGCTGGAGGCGATCGGCATCATGGCCGAGTACGCGGTGTCGCAGCTGGTGGTGCTCAGCGCAGAGCCGCCGGTGATGATGGGCGAGGTGACCGGCGCAGTCGACGAGAAGGGCCTGCTCGACCTGCTGTTCCGCGGCGAGGCGCAGCCGAGCGACCCGGTCCGCGCGCACACGGGGGAGCGGCTGCCGCTGATCGGCATCCACGACTCCGTCGCCCAGGCGCGCGCCGCGCTCGCCGAGGCCGACGCGCTGCTGGTCACGGTGGACGGCCGCCCGCACACCGTGCTCACCCGTCAGGACCTGATCGGCTACCTCGCGCACTGACCACGCCCCGCTGCAGGGTCTCGGAGCGTAACAGGATGCCGATTGCCGTCCGCGCCCGGCGTACGGTGGACGCACCGCCGCACCACCCGTGCTGCACCACTGTCGAACCCCGAGGAGTGTCATGACCGACCGCGCCTTCGCCACCCGCGCCATCCATGCAGGTCAGGCCGCCGACCCGACCACCGGGGCCATCATCCCGCCGATCTATCAGGCGTCCACGCACGTGCAGGACGGCATCGGCGGTTTCCGCGGCGGGTACGAGTACAACCGCGCCGGCAACCCGACCCGCTCCTCACTGGAGACTCAGCTGGCGGCGCTGGAGGGCGGCGCGACCGCGCTGTCGTTCTCGTCGGGCCTCGCCGCCGAGGACGCGCTGCTGCGCGGCATCCTGCGCCCCGGCGATCACGTGCTGCTCGGCAACGACGTGTACGGCGGCACCTACCGGCTGCTGACGAAGGTGCTCGCGCCCTGGGGGATCGAGACGACCACGGTCGAGCTGCAGGATCCGGATGCCGTCCGTCAGGCGCTGCGTCCACAGACGAAGGTCATCTGGCTGGAGACGCCCAGCAACCCGCTGCTGAAGATCGTCGACATCGCCGCGGTCGCCGAGATCGCGCACGTCGCCGGTGCAGCGCTCGTCGTCGACAACACCTTCGCCTCGCCGGCTCTGCAGCAGCCCCTGGCGCTCGGCGCCGACGTGGTCGTGCACTCCACGACCAAGTACCTGGGTGGTCACTCCGACGTGCTCGGCGGCGCCGTGGTGCTGGCCGATGACCGTTTCGCGGAGGCCGTGAAGTTCCAGCAGTTCGCGGTCGGTGCGGTGTCCGCCCCACTGGACGCCTGGCTCACCACCC
Above is a genomic segment from Microbacterium sp. W4I4 containing:
- a CDS encoding cystathionine beta-synthase — its product is MRFAENIVDLIGDTPLVRLTRVTEGIACTVLVKLEYLNPGGSAKDRIASRIIDAAEASGALQPGGTIVEPTSGNTGVGLALVAQQRGYRCVFVVPDKVGEDKIDVLRAYGAEVVITPTSVPADSPESYYSVSDRLAREIPGAFKPNQYENPNGPRSHYETTGPEIWRDTDGRLTHFVAGVGTGGTITGTGRFLREASEDRVRVIGVDPEGSVYSGGTGRPYLVEGVGEDIWPGAYDPQVPHEIIAVTDAEAFAMTRRLAREEGILVGGSSGMAVVGALRAARDLPADAVMVVLLPDGGRGYLGKIFNDAWMRSYGFSDVEAEETVADVLAARDTIIRQKQQTGRAIPALVHTHPDETVLEAIGIMAEYAVSQLVVLSAEPPVMMGEVTGAVDEKGLLDLLFRGEAQPSDPVRAHTGERLPLIGIHDSVAQARAALAEADALLVTVDGRPHTVLTRQDLIGYLAH
- a CDS encoding cystathionine gamma-synthase; amino-acid sequence: MTDRAFATRAIHAGQAADPTTGAIIPPIYQASTHVQDGIGGFRGGYEYNRAGNPTRSSLETQLAALEGGATALSFSSGLAAEDALLRGILRPGDHVLLGNDVYGGTYRLLTKVLAPWGIETTTVELQDPDAVRQALRPQTKVIWLETPSNPLLKIVDIAAVAEIAHVAGAALVVDNTFASPALQQPLALGADVVVHSTTKYLGGHSDVLGGAVVLADDRFAEAVKFQQFAVGAVSAPLDAWLTTRGIKTLAVRVRQHSENAQAIAEWAAGRPEFATVYYPGLASHPGHEIAARQMSGFGGMLSLGLAAGPAAARALAESTSLFQLAESLGGVESLIGYPPEMTHASVRGTALAVPENVVRLSVGIEDVSDLIADLEEGLARVARS